Proteins found in one Bacillus subtilis subsp. subtilis str. 168 genomic segment:
- the ylaL gene encoding hypothetical protein (Evidence 4: Unknown function but conserved in other organisms), with product MSVIQVKGNVTYPITIDPSVWIFDDRKFSFDRKGDSQDTYLQSAGDESDLDPERVIREGRIAPPTLKTEKQYEKQKLMNGSFAMRLGTVLKNAEPNSSATQCVFVTSSGKAAVSLETALNSIVHFSEAGKPIQEGGPVHIYFEDPVHHKQPITDVKEIEII from the coding sequence ATGAGCGTTATCCAAGTAAAAGGCAATGTTACATATCCAATTACCATTGATCCAAGCGTATGGATTTTTGATGATCGCAAATTTTCGTTTGACCGCAAAGGGGACAGTCAAGACACATATTTACAATCAGCCGGGGATGAATCCGACCTTGATCCGGAACGCGTCATCAGAGAGGGGCGAATCGCGCCGCCTACATTAAAGACGGAAAAGCAATATGAGAAGCAAAAACTGATGAACGGCAGTTTCGCAATGAGACTTGGGACTGTCCTGAAAAATGCTGAGCCGAACAGCTCTGCGACACAATGTGTATTTGTCACAAGTTCGGGAAAGGCCGCCGTTTCTCTGGAAACCGCTCTGAACAGTATTGTCCATTTCAGTGAGGCAGGCAAGCCGATTCAAGAAGGCGGCCCCGTGCATATTTACTTTGAAGACCCGGTTCATCACAAACAGCCGATTACCGATGTAAAAGAGATCGAAATCATTTAA
- the glsB gene encoding L-glutamine amidohydrolase; glutaminase (Evidence 1a: Function from experimental evidences in the studied strain; PubMedId: 18459799; Product type e: enzyme), with protein sequence MVCQHNDELEALVKKAKKVTDKGEVASYIPALAKADKHDLSVAIYYSNNVCLSAGDVEKTFTLQSISKVLSLALVLMEYGKDKVFSYVGQEPTGDPFNSIIKLETVNPSKPLNPMINAGALVVTSLIRGRTVKERLDYLLSFIRRLTNNQEITYCREVAESEYSTSMINRAMCYYMKQYGIFEDDVEAVMDLYTKQCAIEMNSLDLAKIGSVFALNGRHPETGEQVISKDVARICKTFMVTCGMYNASGEFAIKVGIPAKSGVSGGIMGISPYDFGIGIFGPALDEKGNSIAGVKLLEIMSEMYRLSIF encoded by the coding sequence ATGGTATGCCAGCATAATGATGAGCTTGAAGCCTTAGTGAAAAAGGCGAAAAAAGTAACGGACAAGGGGGAGGTAGCCAGCTATATTCCCGCCTTGGCAAAAGCTGATAAACACGACCTGTCAGTGGCGATTTATTATTCCAATAATGTTTGTCTGTCAGCAGGTGACGTAGAAAAAACATTTACGCTTCAAAGTATATCGAAAGTCCTTTCCCTTGCTTTGGTGTTAATGGAATACGGCAAAGATAAGGTCTTCAGTTATGTTGGACAGGAGCCGACCGGTGATCCGTTTAATTCAATTATCAAGCTCGAAACAGTGAATCCGAGCAAGCCGTTAAACCCTATGATTAATGCCGGGGCATTGGTAGTGACAAGTCTGATAAGGGGAAGAACGGTAAAAGAGAGACTTGATTATTTGCTTTCTTTTATCAGAAGGCTGACAAACAACCAAGAGATTACATACTGCCGGGAAGTGGCTGAATCTGAATACAGCACTTCAATGATTAATCGGGCGATGTGTTATTATATGAAGCAGTACGGCATTTTTGAAGATGATGTAGAGGCAGTAATGGATTTATATACGAAGCAATGCGCGATTGAGATGAACAGCTTGGATTTAGCGAAAATCGGATCTGTATTCGCATTGAACGGCAGACATCCAGAGACTGGGGAGCAGGTCATCTCAAAAGATGTCGCTAGAATTTGCAAAACGTTTATGGTGACGTGCGGAATGTACAATGCAAGCGGGGAATTCGCAATTAAGGTCGGAATTCCTGCGAAAAGCGGCGTATCCGGCGGGATAATGGGCATTTCGCCTTACGATTTCGGGATCGGCATATTCGGCCCCGCATTAGACGAAAAAGGGAACAGCATTGCAGGTGTAAAGCTTTTGGAAATAATGTCTGAGATGTACAGGCTGAGTATTTTTTAA
- the ylaN gene encoding hypothetical protein (Evidence 4: Unknown function but conserved in other organisms; PubMedId: 12682299, 16880555, 17005971, 17469204) → MASEMIVDHRQKAFELLKVDAEKILKLIRVQMDNLTMPQCPLYEEVLDTQMFGLSREIDFAVRLGLVDEKDGKDLLYTLERELSALHDAFTAK, encoded by the coding sequence TTGGCTTCAGAGATGATAGTTGACCATCGGCAAAAAGCTTTTGAACTCTTAAAAGTGGACGCTGAGAAGATTTTGAAGCTGATCCGAGTACAAATGGATAACTTAACGATGCCTCAATGTCCTCTATATGAAGAGGTTTTAGATACTCAAATGTTCGGGCTTTCGAGGGAAATCGATTTTGCTGTCCGCCTGGGATTGGTTGATGAAAAAGACGGTAAAGACCTTTTATACACATTGGAGCGCGAATTGTCTGCTTTGCATGACGCGTTTACAGCTAAATAA
- the ftsW gene encoding cell-division protein; transporter of lipid-linked cell wall precursors (Evidence 1a: Function from experimental evidences in the studied strain; PubMedId: 9622350, 12626683, 15849754, 16850406, 21386816, 27895631; Product type t : transporter) — protein MLKKMLKSYDYSLIFAIVLLCGFGLVMVYSSSMITAVSRYGVSSNFFFMRQLFALIAGGALFILMALFPYKALAHQKFQKGILLVSVLALISLFVFGHVAGNAQSWFKIGGMSIQPGEFVKLVVILYLAAVYAKKQSYIDHLLTGVAPPVVMTLIICGLIAMQPDFGTAMIIGLIATCMILCSGFSGKTLVRLVILGGIVFILVSPIIYLNQDKILTEGRLARFESLEDPFKYANSSGLQVINSYYAISSGGIFGLGLGESIQKYGYLPESHTDFIMAVIAEELGIFGVLFVIFLLGFVVIKGFYIARKCEDPFGSLLAIGISSMIAIQSFINLGGVSGLIPITGVTLPFISYGGSSLVLLLGSMGILANISMFVKYSENKKKKEPLAPKGMKKKQLKKTVYL, from the coding sequence ATGTTAAAAAAAATGCTAAAATCTTATGATTACTCACTGATATTCGCAATCGTTTTATTATGCGGATTCGGTTTAGTGATGGTATACAGCTCAAGCATGATTACGGCTGTCTCCCGGTATGGAGTAAGCAGTAATTTTTTCTTCATGCGGCAGCTGTTTGCTTTAATTGCGGGTGGCGCTCTATTTATTCTCATGGCGTTGTTTCCTTATAAAGCACTGGCCCATCAAAAGTTTCAGAAGGGGATACTGCTTGTATCTGTTCTTGCGCTTATCTCACTGTTTGTTTTCGGGCATGTTGCCGGAAACGCGCAGAGCTGGTTTAAAATCGGCGGAATGAGTATTCAGCCGGGGGAGTTTGTGAAACTGGTCGTGATTTTATACCTTGCAGCCGTATATGCAAAAAAACAAAGTTATATCGACCATCTGTTAACGGGAGTAGCCCCTCCGGTAGTCATGACGCTTATAATTTGTGGGTTAATTGCCATGCAGCCAGATTTCGGTACAGCCATGATTATAGGGTTAATTGCGACGTGCATGATCTTGTGCTCCGGCTTCAGCGGAAAGACGCTGGTGAGGCTTGTGATACTGGGCGGAATTGTTTTCATTTTAGTCAGCCCTATTATCTATTTGAATCAGGACAAAATTTTAACTGAAGGCCGTTTAGCGCGTTTTGAGAGTCTTGAAGACCCATTTAAGTATGCAAATTCATCAGGTTTGCAAGTGATCAATTCTTATTATGCGATCAGCTCAGGCGGCATTTTCGGCCTGGGGCTCGGTGAAAGTATCCAAAAATACGGATATCTGCCTGAATCACACACTGACTTTATTATGGCTGTCATTGCTGAAGAGCTCGGCATTTTTGGGGTATTGTTTGTGATTTTCTTATTGGGTTTTGTCGTCATAAAAGGTTTTTATATTGCCAGAAAATGCGAGGACCCGTTTGGAAGTCTTCTGGCGATCGGCATTTCAAGCATGATTGCCATCCAGTCGTTTATTAACCTTGGCGGTGTCAGCGGATTAATTCCGATTACAGGGGTTACGCTGCCATTTATCAGTTACGGGGGCTCTTCTTTGGTGCTGCTGCTGGGGAGTATGGGGATATTAGCGAATATCAGCATGTTTGTGAAATATTCAGAGAATAAGAAAAAGAAAGAGCCCTTGGCGCCGAAGGGAATGAAAAAGAAACAGCTCAAAAAAACTGTTTATCTGTAA
- the pycA gene encoding pyruvate carboxylase (Evidence 2a: Function from experimental evidences in other organisms; PubMedId: 6425269, 15134465, 20081037, 20097852; Product type e: enzyme), with amino-acid sequence MSQQSIQKVLVANRGEIAIRIFRACTELNIRTVAVYSKEDSGSYHRYKADEAYLVGEGKKPIDAYLDIEGIIDIAKRNKVDAIHPGYGFLSENIHFARRCEEEGIVFIGPKSEHLDMFGDKVKAREQAEKAGIPVIPGSDGPAETLEAVEQFGQANGYPIIIKASLGGGGRGMRIVRSESEVKEAYERAKSEAKAAFGNDEVYVEKLIENPKHIEVQVIGDKQGNVVHLFERDCSVQRRHQKVIEVAPSVSLSPELRDQICEAAVALAKNVNYINAGTVEFLVANNEFYFIEVNPRVQVEHTITEMITGVDIVQTQILVAQGHSLHSKKVNIPEQKDIFTIGYAIQSRVTTEDPQNDFMPDTGKIMAYRSGGGFGVRLDTGNSFQGAVITPYYDSLLVKLSTWALTFEQAAAKMVRNLQEFRIRGIKTNIPFLENVAKHEKFLTGQYDTSFIDTTPELFNFPKQKDRGTKMLTYIGNVTVNGFPGIGKKEKPAFDKPLGVKVDVDQQPARGTKQILDEKGAEGLANWVKEQKSVLLTDTTFRDAHQSLLATRIRSHDLKKIANPTAALWPELFSMEMWGGATFDVAYRFLKEDPWKRLEDLRKEVPNTLFQMLLRSSNAVGYTNYPDNVIKEFVKQSAQSGIDVFRIFDSLNWVKGMTLAIDAVRDTGKVAEAAICYTGDILDKNRTKYDLAYYTSMAKELEAAGAHILGIKDMAGLLKPQAAYELVSALKETIDIPVHLHTHDTSGNGIYMYAKAVEAGVDIIDVAVSSMAGLTSQPSASGFYHAMEGNDRRPEMNVQGVELLSQYWESVRKYYSEFESGMKSPHTEIYEHEMPGGQYSNLQQQAKGVGLGDRWNEVKEMYRRVNDMFGDIVKVTPSSKVVGDMALYMVQNNLTEKDVYEKGESLDFPDSVVELFKGNIGQPHGGFPEKLQKLILKGQEPITVRPGELLEPVSFEAIKQEFKEQHNLEISDQDAVAYALYPKVFTDYVKTTESYGDISVLDTPTFFYGMTLGEEIEVEIERGKTLIVKLISIGEPQPDATRVVYFELNGQPREVVIKDESIKSSVQERLKADRTNPSHIAASMPGTVIKVLAEAGTKVNKGDHLMINEAMKMETTVQAPFSGTIKQVHVKNGEPIQTGDLLLEIEKA; translated from the coding sequence TTGTCTCAGCAATCGATACAAAAAGTATTAGTAGCAAACAGGGGAGAAATTGCAATCCGAATATTCCGGGCGTGTACCGAGTTGAATATTCGTACAGTTGCGGTCTATTCAAAAGAAGATTCCGGTTCCTACCATCGGTACAAAGCGGATGAAGCATACTTGGTCGGTGAAGGGAAAAAACCGATTGATGCTTACCTGGATATTGAAGGTATCATTGATATTGCGAAAAGAAACAAAGTCGATGCAATTCATCCGGGATACGGTTTCTTATCTGAAAATATTCATTTTGCGAGACGATGTGAAGAAGAAGGCATCGTATTCATAGGGCCAAAATCCGAGCATCTCGATATGTTTGGTGACAAGGTAAAAGCGCGTGAGCAGGCAGAAAAAGCGGGAATCCCCGTGATTCCGGGAAGCGACGGTCCTGCCGAAACGCTTGAAGCCGTCGAACAATTTGGACAAGCTAACGGTTATCCGATCATCATTAAAGCCTCGCTTGGCGGCGGCGGCCGCGGTATGCGGATTGTCAGATCTGAAAGTGAAGTTAAAGAAGCATATGAGCGTGCTAAATCAGAGGCGAAAGCAGCCTTTGGCAATGATGAAGTTTATGTAGAAAAATTAATTGAGAATCCGAAACATATTGAGGTTCAGGTCATTGGAGACAAGCAGGGCAATGTCGTCCATCTTTTTGAGAGGGATTGCTCCGTTCAAAGACGCCATCAAAAAGTCATTGAAGTGGCGCCGAGTGTCTCGCTGTCACCTGAATTAAGGGACCAAATTTGTGAGGCTGCAGTTGCGCTTGCCAAAAATGTAAACTATATAAATGCGGGGACGGTCGAATTCCTTGTTGCAAACAACGAGTTCTACTTTATTGAAGTAAATCCTCGCGTACAAGTTGAACACACGATAACAGAAATGATTACTGGTGTCGATATTGTTCAAACTCAGATCCTTGTTGCCCAAGGGCACAGCCTTCACAGCAAAAAAGTAAATATTCCTGAGCAAAAGGACATTTTTACAATCGGCTATGCCATTCAGTCACGGGTTACGACTGAGGATCCGCAAAATGATTTCATGCCTGATACAGGAAAAATCATGGCTTACCGCTCAGGCGGCGGTTTTGGTGTCCGTCTTGATACCGGAAACAGCTTCCAGGGCGCCGTGATCACACCATACTATGATTCACTTCTCGTTAAGCTTTCAACTTGGGCTTTAACGTTTGAACAGGCAGCTGCCAAAATGGTGCGAAACCTTCAGGAGTTTAGAATCAGAGGCATAAAAACGAACATTCCGTTCCTTGAGAACGTTGCAAAGCATGAGAAGTTCCTGACAGGGCAATATGATACATCTTTCATTGATACAACGCCTGAATTATTTAATTTCCCTAAACAAAAAGACCGCGGAACGAAAATGCTCACTTACATCGGCAATGTGACAGTGAACGGCTTCCCTGGAATCGGGAAAAAAGAAAAACCGGCGTTTGACAAACCGTTAGGCGTAAAGGTAGACGTTGATCAGCAGCCTGCCAGAGGAACAAAGCAAATTCTCGATGAAAAAGGTGCAGAAGGGCTTGCAAATTGGGTTAAGGAGCAGAAATCTGTCCTTTTAACTGATACGACATTCAGGGATGCCCACCAATCGTTATTGGCAACTAGAATCAGATCGCATGATTTGAAAAAAATCGCAAATCCGACGGCTGCGTTATGGCCTGAACTATTCAGTATGGAAATGTGGGGAGGCGCGACCTTCGATGTAGCCTACCGATTCCTGAAAGAAGATCCGTGGAAACGTTTGGAAGATCTTCGCAAAGAAGTGCCGAATACCTTATTCCAGATGTTGCTTCGCTCATCAAATGCGGTCGGCTATACGAATTATCCGGACAATGTGATTAAAGAATTTGTGAAGCAATCAGCTCAATCCGGTATTGATGTGTTTCGTATTTTCGACAGCTTAAACTGGGTAAAAGGGATGACGTTAGCCATTGATGCTGTTAGGGATACCGGCAAAGTGGCAGAAGCTGCGATTTGTTATACGGGAGATATCCTTGACAAGAACCGGACGAAGTACGACCTTGCATATTATACATCGATGGCGAAGGAGCTTGAGGCGGCCGGAGCCCATATTCTCGGGATTAAAGATATGGCAGGGCTGTTAAAACCGCAGGCTGCATATGAGCTCGTTTCTGCGTTGAAAGAAACGATCGACATTCCGGTTCACCTTCATACGCATGATACGAGCGGAAACGGTATTTATATGTATGCGAAAGCTGTTGAAGCCGGCGTTGATATCATAGACGTGGCGGTCAGCTCAATGGCGGGATTAACGTCACAGCCTAGCGCGAGCGGATTTTATCATGCGATGGAAGGCAACGACCGCCGTCCGGAAATGAATGTCCAAGGCGTTGAATTGCTGTCCCAATATTGGGAGTCGGTGCGTAAATATTATAGTGAATTTGAAAGCGGAATGAAGTCTCCGCATACTGAAATTTATGAACACGAAATGCCAGGGGGCCAATACAGCAACCTGCAGCAGCAAGCCAAGGGAGTAGGCCTTGGCGACCGCTGGAACGAAGTCAAGGAAATGTACAGACGCGTGAACGATATGTTCGGTGACATCGTCAAGGTAACGCCTTCCTCAAAAGTAGTCGGAGATATGGCACTCTACATGGTGCAAAACAATCTGACTGAAAAAGACGTTTACGAAAAAGGTGAATCTTTAGATTTCCCTGATTCTGTCGTGGAGCTTTTTAAAGGAAATATCGGCCAGCCTCATGGCGGATTCCCAGAAAAACTGCAAAAGCTGATCTTAAAAGGGCAGGAGCCGATTACAGTCAGACCGGGCGAACTGCTTGAGCCGGTGTCATTTGAAGCGATCAAACAGGAATTTAAAGAGCAGCATAACTTGGAAATTTCAGATCAGGATGCTGTGGCATATGCCCTTTATCCTAAAGTCTTCACTGATTATGTGAAAACGACAGAAAGCTATGGAGACATCTCGGTATTAGATACACCGACATTCTTCTACGGTATGACATTAGGTGAAGAGATAGAAGTTGAAATTGAGCGCGGCAAAACGCTGATCGTTAAGCTGATTTCAATCGGTGAGCCTCAGCCTGATGCCACCCGCGTCGTTTATTTCGAACTCAACGGGCAGCCGCGTGAAGTAGTCATTAAAGATGAAAGCATTAAGTCTTCCGTTCAGGAAAGGCTGAAAGCAGACCGGACAAATCCAAGCCACATCGCAGCTTCCATGCCTGGAACAGTTATTAAGGTATTGGCTGAAGCAGGCACAAAAGTCAATAAAGGTGATCATTTGATGATTAATGAAGCGATGAAAATGGAAACAACGGTTCAGGCGCCTTTCTCAGGAACAATCAAGCAGGTTCATGTGAAAAATGGTGAGCCGATCCAAACGGGAGATCTGCTCCTTGAAATTGAAAAAGCATAA
- the ctaA gene encoding heme-A synthase (Evidence 1a: Function from experimental evidences in the studied strain; PubMedId: 12206660, 15491161, 15849754, 16321940, 16850406, 26592143; Product type e : enzyme) — protein MNKALKALGVLTTFVMLIVLIGGALVTKTGSGQGCGRQWPLCHGRFFPELNPASIIEWSHRFASGISIILVLSLAFWSWRKITPIFRETTFLAIMSIIFLFLQALLGALAVVFGSNALIMALHFGISLISFASVLILTLLIFEADKSVRTLVKPLQIGKKMQFHMIGILIYSYIVVYTGAYVRHTESSLACPNVPLCSPLNNGLPTQFHEWVQMGHRAAALLLFVWIIVAAVHAITSYKDQKQIFWGWISCLIFITLQALSGIMIVYSELALGFALAHSFFIACLFGVLCYFLLLIARFRYESRQS, from the coding sequence ATGAATAAAGCATTAAAAGCTCTCGGTGTTCTGACGACATTTGTCATGCTAATTGTTTTAATCGGGGGTGCCCTCGTTACAAAAACAGGTTCCGGCCAAGGATGCGGCAGACAGTGGCCGCTGTGTCACGGCCGTTTTTTCCCTGAACTGAATCCGGCTTCAATTATTGAATGGAGCCACCGATTCGCAAGCGGAATCTCTATTATCCTTGTGCTAAGCCTTGCGTTTTGGTCATGGAGAAAAATCACGCCGATTTTTCGTGAAACAACGTTTCTCGCGATCATGTCAATTATCTTTTTATTTCTTCAGGCATTGCTTGGCGCATTGGCTGTCGTATTCGGTTCGAACGCGCTGATTATGGCGCTTCACTTCGGCATCTCATTAATTTCTTTTGCTTCAGTGCTTATTTTAACATTGCTCATATTTGAAGCTGATAAATCAGTCAGAACACTGGTTAAGCCGCTTCAAATCGGCAAAAAGATGCAATTTCACATGATAGGAATTTTAATATATTCCTATATCGTTGTGTATACAGGCGCATATGTAAGACACACTGAATCAAGTCTGGCATGTCCTAATGTGCCGCTGTGCAGCCCGCTGAACAATGGACTTCCGACCCAATTCCATGAATGGGTGCAAATGGGCCACAGAGCAGCAGCCTTACTTTTATTTGTATGGATTATTGTTGCCGCTGTTCATGCTATTACTTCCTATAAAGATCAAAAACAGATCTTTTGGGGATGGATCTCATGTCTTATTTTCATTACATTACAGGCACTGTCCGGTATTATGATCGTATACTCTGAACTGGCTCTGGGCTTTGCACTTGCCCACTCGTTCTTTATTGCCTGTCTGTTTGGCGTTCTATGCTACTTCTTATTATTGATTGCTCGTTTCCGTTATGAATCCAGGCAATCATAA
- the ctaB gene encoding protoheme IX farnesyltransferase 2 (Evidence 1a: Function from experimental evidences in the studied strain; PubMedId: 8082800, 10675592, 15849754, 16850406, 7968515, 9829923, 19204012; Product type e: enzyme), translating into MANSRILNDTAIDGQIEETTAWKDFLSLIKIGIVNSNLITTFTGMWLALHISGLSFLGNINTVLLTLIGSSLIIAGSCAINNWYDRDIDHLMERTKVRPTVTGKIQPSQALWSGILLVALGLIMLLMTTVMAAVIGFIGVFTYVVLYTMWTKRRYTINTVVGSVSGAVPPLIGWTAVEGNIGVVAWVLFMILFIWQIPHFLALAIKKTEDYRAANIPMLPVVYGFEVTKRQIIVWVACLMPLPFFLGSLGLPIVILGLLLNIGWLILGLMGFRSKNIMKWATQMFVYSLNYMTIYFVAMVVLTLF; encoded by the coding sequence ATGGCTAACTCCAGAATCTTAAATGATACAGCTATAGACGGACAAATTGAAGAAACAACGGCATGGAAAGATTTTCTGTCCCTTATTAAAATAGGGATCGTCAATTCTAACCTCATCACGACTTTCACTGGAATGTGGCTTGCACTGCATATATCCGGTTTAAGTTTTTTAGGCAATATAAACACCGTTCTTCTTACGTTAATCGGGTCTTCACTGATTATTGCGGGCTCCTGCGCGATCAATAACTGGTATGACCGGGACATTGACCATCTTATGGAGCGTACGAAAGTAAGACCGACGGTTACGGGTAAAATTCAGCCGAGTCAGGCGTTATGGTCTGGAATTTTGCTGGTTGCTTTAGGATTGATCATGCTGCTGATGACAACTGTCATGGCTGCTGTTATCGGTTTTATCGGAGTCTTTACGTATGTTGTATTGTACACAATGTGGACGAAACGCCGCTATACGATTAACACAGTAGTAGGAAGCGTTTCCGGTGCAGTGCCGCCGCTTATTGGATGGACGGCAGTGGAAGGGAATATCGGTGTCGTAGCATGGGTGTTATTCATGATTTTATTTATTTGGCAGATTCCTCACTTCTTAGCATTGGCTATTAAGAAAACTGAGGATTACAGAGCTGCAAATATTCCGATGCTTCCTGTCGTATACGGATTTGAAGTGACAAAAAGACAAATTATTGTGTGGGTTGCGTGCCTGATGCCGCTTCCGTTTTTCCTTGGTAGCCTGGGTCTTCCGATTGTCATTCTCGGCTTGCTGTTAAATATCGGCTGGCTGATTCTTGGCTTAATGGGATTCCGCTCCAAGAATATCATGAAGTGGGCAACGCAGATGTTCGTTTACTCGCTTAACTACATGACAATCTATTTCGTTGCCATGGTTGTCTTGACGCTTTTCTAA
- the ctaC gene encoding cytochrome caa3 oxidase (subunit II) (Evidence 1a: Function from experimental evidences in the studied strain; PubMedId: 1685007, 1847686, 9829923, 9882689, 27503613; Product type e: enzyme), which produces MVKHWRLILLLALVPLLLSGCGKPFLSTLKPAGEVADKQYDLTVLSTLIMVVVVAVVSVIFFYVIVRFRRSRVGENTIPKQVEGNKFLEITWTVIPILLLIILVIPVVLYTLELADTSPMDKKGRKAEDALVVNVRANLYWWEFEYPDYGIITSQELIVPTDQRVYFNLKASDVKHSFWIPSVGGKLDTNTDNENKFFLTFDSKRSKEAGDMFFGKCAELCGPSHALMDFKVKTMSAKEFQGWTKEMKNYKSTAESDLAKQGEELFKEKNCLSCHAVEPNDKRAEAARTAPNLATFGERTKVAGVKEANKENVKAWLKDPDSIKPGNKMTGTYPKLSDSETNALYEYLKGLKAESK; this is translated from the coding sequence ATGGTAAAGCATTGGCGTCTTATTTTATTATTAGCCTTAGTGCCGCTTCTATTAAGCGGATGTGGAAAACCTTTTTTATCCACGCTCAAGCCTGCTGGCGAGGTGGCTGATAAACAGTATGACCTGACAGTGCTCAGCACATTGATTATGGTGGTTGTTGTTGCAGTAGTATCTGTTATCTTCTTTTATGTGATTGTGAGATTCAGAAGATCACGGGTCGGTGAGAACACGATACCGAAACAGGTAGAGGGGAATAAATTTTTAGAAATCACATGGACCGTGATCCCGATTTTGCTGCTCATTATTCTTGTGATTCCTGTTGTATTATATACGCTGGAGCTAGCGGACACATCACCAATGGATAAAAAAGGCCGCAAAGCTGAGGATGCTCTTGTAGTCAATGTTAGGGCAAATTTATACTGGTGGGAGTTTGAGTACCCTGATTACGGCATTATCACAAGCCAGGAGCTGATTGTACCGACAGATCAGCGTGTATATTTTAATTTAAAAGCCTCTGATGTAAAACATTCCTTCTGGATTCCTTCAGTTGGAGGAAAACTTGATACGAATACGGATAATGAAAATAAGTTCTTCCTGACATTTGATTCAAAACGAAGCAAAGAGGCAGGAGATATGTTTTTTGGGAAGTGTGCAGAGCTTTGCGGCCCTTCACATGCGCTGATGGATTTTAAGGTGAAGACGATGTCTGCAAAAGAATTTCAGGGCTGGACAAAAGAAATGAAGAACTATAAGTCTACAGCAGAGAGCGATTTGGCTAAGCAGGGTGAAGAACTGTTTAAAGAGAAAAACTGCCTGAGCTGCCATGCGGTAGAGCCGAATGATAAGCGTGCAGAAGCCGCTAGAACGGCACCTAACTTGGCGACCTTCGGTGAAAGGACAAAAGTGGCAGGGGTGAAAGAGGCCAACAAAGAAAATGTGAAGGCTTGGCTGAAGGACCCTGACAGCATAAAGCCGGGGAACAAAATGACAGGCACATATCCAAAGCTCTCAGACAGCGAAACAAATGCGCTTTATGAATACTTAAAAGGCTTAAAAGCGGAAAGCAAGTAG